In a genomic window of Spodoptera frugiperda isolate SF20-4 chromosome 18, AGI-APGP_CSIRO_Sfru_2.0, whole genome shotgun sequence:
- the LOC118278153 gene encoding tachykinins, giving the protein MGAPRACLIFITIQLVSLAYAQEVSKRVPQGFLGMRGKKYFEDDGTEQFYKRKPQFFVGVKGKKSLQDILEVPEEYYNKRAPMGFMGMRGKKEMKFPDFQSNELYLKRDGSLIGQIDYSSNERPTVSDFPLLNELLLHYISQVNRPSESSESEVDQSTNEIEKRAANMHQFYGVRGKKSLNNLSFRGKFIGVRGKKDMKNSGPHEIKFLVDQNGPLPKRKAQMGFFGMRGKKWAEDSSETEISN; this is encoded by the exons ATGGGAGCCCCAAGAGCCTGCCTAATTTTCATCACCATCCAACTGGTATCGCTGGCCTACGCGCAAGAAGTGTCCAAGCGCGTGCCCCAAGGCTTCCTCGGCATGCGCGGCAAGAAGTACTTCGAAGACGACGGCACCGAACAGTTCTACAAACGAAAACCTCAGTTCTTCGTCGGCGTGAAAGGGAAAAAGAGCCTTCAGGACATACTAGAGGTCCCTGAGGAGTATTACAACAAGCGAGCTCCCATGGGCTTCATGGGAATGAGAGGCAAGAAAGAAATGAAGTTCCCAGACTTCCAAAGCAATGAACTGTACCTCAAGAGAGATGGTTCCCTCATAGGCCAGATTGACTACTCGTCGAACGAGAGGCCCACCGTCTCGGACTTCCCTCTCCTCAACGAACTCCTCCTCCACTACATCTCGCAGGTCAATCGCCCCTCGGAGTCATCAGAATCTGAAGTCGACCAATCGACCAATGAGATCGAGAAACGAGCGGCGAACATGCACCAGTTCTACGGCGTGAGAGGAAAGAAATCCCTAAACAACCTGAGCTTCCGCGGCAAATTCATCGGCGTCAGGGGCAAGAAAGACATGAAAAACAGTGGCCCTCATGAAATTAAATTCCTCGTCGACCAAAACGGACCCCTGCCTAAGAGAAAGGCTCAGATGGGCTTTTTCGGAATGCGAGGCAAGAAGTGGGCTGAag ACAGTTCCGAGACAGAAATATCAAACTGA